The genomic interval ATCGTATGTAAATGATACTGTACTGCAGAAACACGAAGTTTCATTGCCCTATTCCCCCTTAAACTCCCAATTAGGATGTTGTTGTTTTTTTCAGCTTTGATGGATTATTTATTTTATAACGAATCGCTTTGTCAAACTTTTTATCAACAATTTTACCATCGAATTCAAGGCTGTCCCCTTCTGCTAATTCCAGTTTTTTTAACGTTTTGCTATAGCTGCACCAAGCATCTCCAATTTCTAGCTCCTGTTCACCTTCTATTTTGACATGTTCAAGAAGAATGACTTCATCTTCTTCTCCGGTAAAATGATTCATTTTCGATGTGAATTCTTTAACCGTTGCAGTGAAATGAACCTTATCTTCAGGTAACACAAGTTTCGGTTGTGCCGGCTCTTTTTTAGCCTTAGATTTAGGCTTCTTATCGGACTTTACCTCTGTTTGTTCCGCATGGGAATCTGTTGCCGCTGTCGCCTCTTCTATAAATGAGTCTTTTCCAAAACTAGCGCTTTGCATTTCTTTTAAATAGGCAGGATGAATACAGCCAAGGCTGCCATCTTCAAACTCCACCACGATAGTTTGTGTACTGCCGCCATACTCTTCATACCCGACTAACTTGACCTTTGCTTGATAACTGTTTGATTTATACACAAGTTCTTTCTTAACTGAACGTTCTGTGAACAATTTCCACTCAATACCTTTTGCAATATAAGTTTCCTCGTTCTCGAAAGTAATAAAATCACCCTTAGGCGGTATATAGCATATACCATTCGATAACCTGTGATTCACAAGACAACACTCCTAAAATATTTAGCTGTCCTTATTCTAGCAAAAGTTTACCTCGTTGCAAATTGCATTGAATTATGTGTTTATTCAGAAACCAATGTACTCAAACTTCCCCTCACTATCAGTATTACAACGAGCTGAACTTGAATAAGTTCTTATATAACCATTCTATACGATTTTGAGGTGAAAAGAATGACCTATTCCATTTATCCGCTCGGCGATCAAGCAGTCACAATTGAATTAGAATCTGAGCTAAACGTTGCACAATGGCAAAAACTACGTCAACTCGCGCAAACATTAGAGCACATCAAACCCGATTGGCTGATAGAATATATCCCAGCCATGACAACGCTCACCGTCCTATATAACCCGCTAATTTTACAAAAACAATACGGAGCAAAGCATTCTCCTTATGAAATCGTTTGTGAGGAAATAAACATCCTTTTCAAACAAACGCCTCCTCACACAACGAAGAAAGTTAAACAAATCGATATCCCTGTTTGTTATGGGGGGCAGCTAGGACCGGATTTACTTGATGTGGCGCAGTACACAAAGCTGACGCCAAAAGAAGTCATCCAACTTCATTCTGAGCGTACATACACCGTCTATATGATTGGCTTCGCTCCTGGTTTCCCTTATTTAGGTGAATTAAATCAAAAACTTCATATCCCGCAACGTACGAGCCCGCGTCTGTTTGTTCCAGCAGGCTCTGTGGGAATCGGCGGTGAGCAAACAGGCGTATATCCGCTCGATTCACCTGGGAACTGGCAGATAATCGGTCAGACACCGCTTGCACTATTTCTTGAAAATGCCGACCCACCGTCTTTACTGAAAAGCGGCGATCAAATACGTTTTGTACCAATTTCAGAAGCAGAATACACCACTTTACGAAACAAAAAGGGGTAGATAATGAGGATAAGGAGCTGTATAACACGATGTTTACCATTATCAGGTCTGGCATGTTAACGACAATACAAGATTTAGGACGTCACGGCTATCAGCAATACGGGGTCAGCGTTTCTGGAGCGATGGATACATTTGCCCATCGAATCGCCAATCTCCTAGTTGGAAACGATGAACAGCAAGCAACACTAGAAATGACCCTTATTGGGCCTGCCATCCTTTTCGAAGACGATACATTCATCTCTATTTGCGGAGCGGATTTGTCTCCAACCATCGATAATGAACCATTGCCGTTATGGCGACCGATTTTTGTTCGCAAAGGCAGCAAGCTTTCATTTGGTTTTTGTAAAAATGGCTGTCGCGCCTATTTAGCCATTGCAGGAGGGATTCGTGTTGCAAACGTAATGGGCAGTCGCTCTACTTTTTTAAAAGCACGGATAGGAGGTGTACAAGGACGCGCCGTTCAAAGCGGCGACCAATTATCAAGTTATTCTCCCTCTCCTTACATAACCAAACTTATCGAACGATTTACTTGCATGACAACGAAAAACCACCTTCCAGTAAAATGGCATATTTCTTATGAATGTATCCCGCATTTCAATAAGAAACATACCGTTTTTATTATGAAAGGAAAACATTTTTCACAGTTTACACGAGATAGCCAAGAACATTTTTTCACCAAACCTTTTACCATTTCCATGAACTCAGATCGTATGGGCTATCGTTTAAAAGGAACTCCTCTATCATTAGTAGGGCCAAAAGAATATTTGTCTGAACCCGTTACATTCGGTTCGATTCAAGTTCCTACTAATGGCCGCCCAATTCTTTTAATGGCTGATCATCCAACAACAGGCGGCTATCCACGAATCGGTGAAGTCGCATCAGTCGACCTACCGCTCATCGCGCAATTAAAACCAGGTGATGTCTTATCCTTTCAAGAAATCTCTGTTCAGCAAGCACAACGACTCTTACTTGAACGAGAAGCGATGATAGGTGTCCTTAAACAAGGAATTAAATTAGCACTTAAAGGAGCAGGAAATACATGATTGATTTAAGGTGGGGCACTCAAAGCTTTGCAAATGAGAAATATAGCTTTTTCAAATAGTGATTAACCGCCACCTTCTTACACATTAATAAAGTATGATACTCATTCTGTCTAAATATAATGAATTGATATTGTATTGTTTTGTTTAATAAAGATTACTCCATAGAAGCAACATTCAAAAAAATGCTATTTTGGCAGACTATTTTTTGAAACTAGATAAAGGGTGATCATACAATGGATGAAATAAGTCTAGACCCTTATGTACATGTTCGTACCGTAAAAAATCTGGAATACGAACCGAACGAAAAAAAGATAAGCTTTATTTCTGATTATACGGAATTACCACAGATATGGGAGTATGATCAAGAAAATGGATGGATTGCTCAATCCTCTTTCACAAAGGAAGGAATCACCTTCTTAAAATATGTTACTGGTAAATCAGATCTGATTATCGGGATGGATGTTTCGGGTGATGAAAGAGAACAATTATACTTATTAAAGATGGATGGAGAGTTGATCGCCCTAACAAACTCCCCAGAACATGTTCACTTATATGGTGGAAGCTCTCCAGATGGAAAATGGATTGCATGGTCTAGCAATCGACGAAATCAAGCATTTTTTGATATTTATATTCAGAATCTTGAGACCCTTGAAATTCGCCTCGTTTTTGCCAAAGATGGGAAGTTTTCTGTGGTGAAATGGTTTCCTGATGGGAATTCATTATTGATTAGAAAAACTAACTCTCCTCTTGATAATGATTTAGGTGTATTTTCTCTTTTAACTGGATGCATGGACTGGATAACAGAACATTCGGGAGAAGCGAGTTTTAAGAATGTCCATTTTAATAAGGATGGAGATCATATTTATCTATTATCAAATAAAGACCGTGAATTCTTTGGGCTGGCATGTATACATTTATCTACTAAACAATTCACTTGGCTGGAGCAGGGAAAATGCGATTTTGAAGGCCTAGCCATGAATGAGAAGAAAAACCAATTAGCGTTTACTATCAATGAAGGGGGAATATCCAAAGGGTATTTACTAGACTTAAATATAAGTACTCTTTATACATGGGAAACGCCAATGGGCGTAATCACAAACCTCAAATTTTCACCAAAAAATCAAAGGCTCATCTATATATTAAATGGACCTGCGCACCCATCTGATATATGGGAGCTTGACCTTGAAACCCTCAAGACAAAACGCCTTACATATGTTTCCCGAATTCCTATTCTCGAGGGGAAATTAATTGAGCCTAAGCAAATATTCTTTCGTTCTTTCGATAATCTTCAGATACCCGCCTTTTACTATAAGCCGAAATGCGCGGCTGAGAAATTCCCTGTTGTCATATATATTCATGGTGGCCCGGAAAGTCAAAGTCGTGCTGTTTATAACCCTCTTTTGCAATATTTTTTAAGTCTTGGTTATGCAGTGGTAACTCCTAATGTTCGCGGCAGTACAGGTTACGGAAAAACGTATACCCATTTAGATGATGTTCGTAAACGTATGGACGCTGTGAAAGACCTTATTTCTTTAGTGAAATGGCTTAAGGAAAATACGAATGTTGATGTTGGTAGGATAGCGGTTATGGGGGGCAGCTATGGTGGATTTATGGTTCTTTCCGCAATTAGTCATTATCCTAATTTGTGGGCAGCTGCCGTTGATATCGTAGGAATATCAAGCCTACGAACGTTCCTAGAAACAACAAGTCCTTGGCGGAAGAAGTTTAGAGAGGATGAATATGGAACGGTTGAAAAAGATGGAGAATTTTTCGATCAAATTGATCCTCTGAATCATGCGGATAAAATCACCTCTCCCCTTATGGTAATCCATGGAGTTAATGACCCGCGAGTCCCGATTGAAGAATCAGAGCAGATTGTGAATAAACTTAAGAAACGAGATCATCCTGTTACATATATTCGTATAAAAGATGAGGGGCATAGGTTAGTAAAATTTAAAAATAAAATATATGCCTATTCTAAGTTGGCTGATTTTCTTGAAACATACATTGGAAAGAATTAATTTCCTTAATACGGAAGTATATAAGATGGTTTAAAACATCAGTATTGCTATTCCATTGTTAATAATGGAATAGCCTTTTTTAGTGTACTCCAGATTTTGATGTATTCATAAATACAACTCCTAAAATGATACAAGAAATCCCTAAAACAACTCCTAAGCTAAATGGTTCGGCAAATATTAAAATCCCTAAAATTGTTGTTAACGCTGTTCCTACTCCAGACCAAATGGCATAAGCTAAGCTAAGTGGTAGAAAGGCTAATGCTTTACTTAGCATAAAAAATGCTAATCCGTATCCAATAACTACAACAATTGAAGGTGCTAAAACGGTAAACCCCTCTGAAAGTTTCAAACAAATCGTTGCGACAATTTCAGCTACAATTGCAATACTTAATAATCCGTATCCTTTCATAACAGCCTCCTATATTCCACTTTTCAGTAGCACAACGCCACCAATTACCAATAAAATACCGAGTGATTTTTTCATATCCAACCCTTCTTTATAAACCACAACACCTACAAGAGCAGTTAAAGCCGTTCCAGCTCCAGCCCAAATAGCATAGGCAACACCTAATGGTAAGTAGCTTAATGAAAGTGATAATGCATAAAATGCAATCCCATAGCCAATAATAACGCCTATTGTTGGGACTAACTTTTTAAATCCTCCTGTTAATTTCAACATTGAACTACCAAATACCTCAGCTATAATAGCAATTGCTAACCATAAGTAACCCATTAATTAACCTCCGAAAAGAAAAAAGCCGTTAATAAATAACAGCTTTTTTTCCTTATATTACTTTTACTGCTTCTCTATTAGCAATTTCCAATGTTAGTTCATGAAGAGTCATTTCAGGTCGGCTTCCTACACGGATATTAACACCTGTTTGACCAAGTCCTTCACTGATATAGAATGGCTTTCCATCCTGCGTATGAAATCCTTTAATAATATTCATTCGTGCCAACTTCCCCATTTTTACAAGGTGATACGCTTTTGGATAGCAAATTTGTCCACCGTGAAAATGGCCGGCAAGCAAATAATCAAAATGATATTTCTTCATATTCAAAACAATATTGGGATCATGAGTTAATACTAAGTTTGTTCCAAATGTAATTCCTTCATAAGCGGCTTCAATGTTGCTTCGTTTTGTACTAAAATCATCAATGCCAATGATATTGACTCGTGTACCTTGGACCGAAATGATGTCCGTTTCGTTTTGTAAAACCTTACAGTTATATTTTTCAAGTGTTTCAATTAATACCTTTAAATTTTTGGGGCGTAGTACATAATCATGGTTGCCTAAGACAGCGTAGATGCCATACTTTGGCTGTAATTGGTTTAGTGTTTTTAAATACGGAATAAGCTTGGGGATTGTACGTTTACGATCGAGAAAATCTCCAGTGAGTGCAATTAAATCAATGGGTTCATCTTTTAACTTCTCATACAGTTCATTAGGGGAAATTGATATATTTTCAAGATGCAAATCAGAAAGCTGCAGAATATTTAATTTTGGATGGTGTTGATTCGATAATTGTGCATTGATTTTCAATTTATTTATCACGATATCTTTCGTGTTTTTATATGCTTTTTTAATGAAACAATAAAGAATAATCATTAAAACAAAAATCAATAATATTTTCAATAATCACGCCTCCTTCCTAACAGATTATACAGGAAAAAGGCTGTTATTTTTACAAGAAATAGATGGGATAAATGTTATTTCCATATGTCTTTCTTTTATTTTGGACAGAAACTATATAAATCCAAATTGATTTTCTGACATTATCCCATCTAGTCGGCAGAACGATTCCTGGCTCCTGCTTGCTCTAGCTCCCTGAACTGATGAGGTAGTAAACCTTTCACTTTACCTCTTCTTCCCAAAATAAATCATTTAACGTACGAGATAATGCTTTGCAAATATTAACGCACAAACTTAATGAGGGATTGTACTTTCCAGATTCAATCAATCCAATTGTTTGTCTAGAAACACCGACAATCTTGGCTAACTCTTCTTGCGACAAGTCCTTCTCTACTCTTGCAAGCTTCAATTTCATATTTTTCAAAAGACTTCACCTACAACTTCTTATCATCATCTTGATATTTCATACTAACTTTCTTTGCTAGCAAGTATATACCACCAAACAAGAGCAGTAAAATAGGCAAATAGATCATAACTGAAACAAATGATACTAATGTAAAATACCATAAACCTTGAGAACTGCTATCTGCATAGGATACAGCACTATTTATGCCCATCACTACAGCTATAATAAAAGCTAAACCAACACTACTAAAAATAGTCTTCATACTCATAGATGTTTTGCTAGTACGATCATGCATTTCGACTTCATCCCAGAATACCCCTAAGAAAATAGAACGAGCTAAAAAGTATACTCCTCCTCCAATCAAAATCACTAATTCTAGAACTACCTCTTCAATGCCTGCACCATACTTATACATTTTCACGACAAAACTGACTAAGCAAATCGCCATAATAACATGATACATTTCTTTATAAATTTTATTTCTAACATGTTCAATTCGTTCATCCGTCGTTTTTTTCGTTCGTTTAAATAGATTCATTTTAATCAACCTCCCGTTTTTTTGAACCCTTACACTTATTATATGCTTCACTTAACATTTTGCAATATATATATTACATTTTTAATTATATATATTGCAAAGTTCATGAATAAAAGAATGATTAAACTTTATTTAAAAGCAACAAATTGAACAAATTTTATAAAAGTATTTGGAGAAGAGAAAGAAAAAGAAAAAGTCGAACACCTTAAAGTGGCAAACGAAGAAAATTTATGTTATATTTTGGTTTCCATATAGTATCTAAAAAAGAGGTGTATCAAAATGAATAAAACCGAATTAGTACAAGCTGTATCTGCGCAAGCTGAAATGACACAGAAAGATGCTGCAAAAGTAGTTGATGCGTTATTTGAAACGATTTCTAACACACTTGCTAAAGATGAAAAAATCCAATTAATTGGATTCGGTACATTTGAAGTACGTGAACGTTCAGCTCGAAAAGGTCGCAATCCACAAACAGGTGAAGAAATAGACATTGCTGCGTCTAAAGTTC from Peribacillus asahii carries:
- the pxpB gene encoding 5-oxoprolinase subunit PxpB: MTYSIYPLGDQAVTIELESELNVAQWQKLRQLAQTLEHIKPDWLIEYIPAMTTLTVLYNPLILQKQYGAKHSPYEIVCEEINILFKQTPPHTTKKVKQIDIPVCYGGQLGPDLLDVAQYTKLTPKEVIQLHSERTYTVYMIGFAPGFPYLGELNQKLHIPQRTSPRLFVPAGSVGIGGEQTGVYPLDSPGNWQIIGQTPLALFLENADPPSLLKSGDQIRFVPISEAEYTTLRNKKG
- a CDS encoding 5-oxoprolinase subunit C family protein; this encodes MFTIIRSGMLTTIQDLGRHGYQQYGVSVSGAMDTFAHRIANLLVGNDEQQATLEMTLIGPAILFEDDTFISICGADLSPTIDNEPLPLWRPIFVRKGSKLSFGFCKNGCRAYLAIAGGIRVANVMGSRSTFLKARIGGVQGRAVQSGDQLSSYSPSPYITKLIERFTCMTTKNHLPVKWHISYECIPHFNKKHTVFIMKGKHFSQFTRDSQEHFFTKPFTISMNSDRMGYRLKGTPLSLVGPKEYLSEPVTFGSIQVPTNGRPILLMADHPTTGGYPRIGEVASVDLPLIAQLKPGDVLSFQEISVQQAQRLLLEREAMIGVLKQGIKLALKGAGNT
- a CDS encoding S9 family peptidase, which gives rise to MDEISLDPYVHVRTVKNLEYEPNEKKISFISDYTELPQIWEYDQENGWIAQSSFTKEGITFLKYVTGKSDLIIGMDVSGDEREQLYLLKMDGELIALTNSPEHVHLYGGSSPDGKWIAWSSNRRNQAFFDIYIQNLETLEIRLVFAKDGKFSVVKWFPDGNSLLIRKTNSPLDNDLGVFSLLTGCMDWITEHSGEASFKNVHFNKDGDHIYLLSNKDREFFGLACIHLSTKQFTWLEQGKCDFEGLAMNEKKNQLAFTINEGGISKGYLLDLNISTLYTWETPMGVITNLKFSPKNQRLIYILNGPAHPSDIWELDLETLKTKRLTYVSRIPILEGKLIEPKQIFFRSFDNLQIPAFYYKPKCAAEKFPVVIYIHGGPESQSRAVYNPLLQYFLSLGYAVVTPNVRGSTGYGKTYTHLDDVRKRMDAVKDLISLVKWLKENTNVDVGRIAVMGGSYGGFMVLSAISHYPNLWAAAVDIVGISSLRTFLETTSPWRKKFREDEYGTVEKDGEFFDQIDPLNHADKITSPLMVIHGVNDPRVPIEESEQIVNKLKKRDHPVTYIRIKDEGHRLVKFKNKIYAYSKLADFLETYIGKN
- a CDS encoding DMT family transporter, yielding MKGYGLLSIAIVAEIVATICLKLSEGFTVLAPSIVVVIGYGLAFFMLSKALAFLPLSLAYAIWSGVGTALTTILGILIFAEPFSLGVVLGISCIILGVVFMNTSKSGVH
- a CDS encoding DMT family transporter — translated: MGYLWLAIAIIAEVFGSSMLKLTGGFKKLVPTIGVIIGYGIAFYALSLSLSYLPLGVAYAIWAGAGTALTALVGVVVYKEGLDMKKSLGILLVIGGVVLLKSGI
- a CDS encoding metallophosphoesterase, with the translated sequence MKILLIFVLMIILYCFIKKAYKNTKDIVINKLKINAQLSNQHHPKLNILQLSDLHLENISISPNELYEKLKDEPIDLIALTGDFLDRKRTIPKLIPYLKTLNQLQPKYGIYAVLGNHDYVLRPKNLKVLIETLEKYNCKVLQNETDIISVQGTRVNIIGIDDFSTKRSNIEAAYEGITFGTNLVLTHDPNIVLNMKKYHFDYLLAGHFHGGQICYPKAYHLVKMGKLARMNIIKGFHTQDGKPFYISEGLGQTGVNIRVGSRPEMTLHELTLEIANREAVKVI
- a CDS encoding helix-turn-helix transcriptional regulator; this translates as MKNMKLKLARVEKDLSQEELAKIVGVSRQTIGLIESGKYNPSLSLCVNICKALSRTLNDLFWEEEVK
- a CDS encoding DUF6773 family protein produces the protein MNLFKRTKKTTDERIEHVRNKIYKEMYHVIMAICLVSFVVKMYKYGAGIEEVVLELVILIGGGVYFLARSIFLGVFWDEVEMHDRTSKTSMSMKTIFSSVGLAFIIAVVMGINSAVSYADSSSQGLWYFTLVSFVSVMIYLPILLLLFGGIYLLAKKVSMKYQDDDKKL
- a CDS encoding HU family DNA-binding protein, coding for MNKTELVQAVSAQAEMTQKDAAKVVDALFETISNTLAKDEKIQLIGFGTFEVRERSARKGRNPQTGEEIDIAASKVPAFKPGKELKEAVK